One segment of Struthio camelus isolate bStrCam1 chromosome 27, bStrCam1.hap1, whole genome shotgun sequence DNA contains the following:
- the LOC138062423 gene encoding E3 ubiquitin-protein ligase Topors-like — protein sequence PDATCPICLDTLDNVAYIKPCFHKFCFSCVFRWSKTKAECPLCKQAFRSILHTVVAEDDYQEHVIRPPEDGSVASHQQRRAPHRPAIRRRRHPAAHPQQPSPSPQMRPSPQNSSRLEGTRRHTRQRQREGGLLEPRQRLSPQRQARADRRPQGHAAATEEEMLNFRRSLYRTGMRVQRAPDGGHPQDISADFFCRSPASIQRLLPWLQRELRVLFGVHQTLLTVTELIVLTNLRRYDLDSQAFAEDLELLLLSRTEQFLHELISFARCSCSMETYDQQAMYGYRAPSRHEGSPSASLSLAAAAGTARTPVPAQSPSRASSPGLTELPGPSYAIPHELAAATQSPVFS from the coding sequence ccagacgctacgtgtcccatctgcctggacaccttggacaacgtggcctacataaaaccttgcttccataagttttgctttagttgtgtgttccggtggtcgaaaacaaaggccgaatgcccgctgtgcaagcaggctttccgatcaattctgcacacagtggtggcagaagatgactaccaggagcatgtcatcaggccccccgaagatggttctgttgccagccatcagcaacggagagctcctcaccgccctgccatccggaggcgccgtcaccctgcagctcacccgcagcagccttccccttctcctcagatgcgaccctctccgcagaacagcagcaggctggaggggacccggaggcacaccaggcagaggcagagagagggagggctgctggagccacgccagaggctgtccccacagaggcaggccagggctgacaggagacctcaggggcatgcggcagcgacggaggaggagatgctgaacTTCCGCCGCTCTCTGTACCGCACAGGGATGCGCGTGCAAAGGGCTCCCGATGGCGGCCACCCCCAGGACATCTCGGCAGACTTCttctgccgcagcccggccagcattcagagactgctgccctggctgcagcgggaactgagagtcctctttggagtccaccagacattgctaactgtcacggagctcattgtcctgacaaacctgaggaggtacgacctggacagtcaggcctttgctgaggacttagagctgcttctgctgagtcgcaccgagcagttcctccacgagctcatcagctttgcccgctgctcgtgcagcatggagacctacgaccagcaggccatgtatggctaccgtgctcccagccggcacgaaggaagcccctcagcctcattgagcctggcagctgctgcagggacggcccggactcctgtgccagcccagagcccatcccGAGCTAGTAGCCCTGGGCTCACGGAGCTTCCTGGCCCCTCGTACGCCATCCCCCACGAGCTTGCCGCAGCCACAca